In the Flavisolibacter tropicus genome, one interval contains:
- the asnB gene encoding asparagine synthase B, translating into MCGIVGVFDLKKPAEELRSQALHMSRKQRHRGPDWSGIFMCDKSILVHERLAIVDPTSGKQPLFSSDGKLALAVNGEIYNHRDLEKNLQEPYEFLTHSDCEVILALYRQKGVQFLEDLNGIFAFALYDQENDAYFIARDHMGIIPLYMGWDEWGSFYVASELKALVGVCKKIQEFLPGHYLYSKEGQELKKWYKREWTEYDAVKDNTTDIIALKKALEEAVHRQLMSDVPYGVLLSGGLDSSIISAIAKKYAARRVETEDLKDAWWPQLHSFAVGLKDSPDLVAARKVADHIGTVHHEVNFTIQEGLDALRDVIHHIETYDVTTIRASTPMYLLARVIKSMGVKMVLTGEGSDELFGGYLYFHKAPDPKAFHEETVRKLGKLHLYDCLRANKSLAAWGVEGRVPFLDKEFMDVAMRINPKDKMSGNGKIEKWVLRKAFEDYLPAEVAWRQKEQFSDGVGYSWIDTLKKITSEQVTDEQLQNAAYRFPINTPRSKEEYYYRTIFSELFPGDEAARCVPSEPSVACSTAIALEWDEAFKKMNDPSGRAVKSVHEKAY; encoded by the coding sequence ATGTGTGGAATTGTAGGCGTATTTGATCTAAAGAAACCGGCAGAAGAACTGCGGTCACAGGCCCTGCACATGTCGCGCAAGCAACGTCACCGCGGCCCCGATTGGTCCGGCATATTTATGTGCGACAAATCGATCCTGGTGCACGAGCGCCTGGCCATTGTAGATCCTACTTCTGGTAAGCAACCCCTATTTAGCAGCGATGGCAAACTGGCATTGGCTGTTAATGGCGAGATCTATAACCATCGCGATCTGGAGAAAAACCTGCAGGAACCATACGAGTTTTTAACCCACTCCGACTGCGAAGTGATCTTAGCGCTCTATCGCCAGAAAGGTGTACAGTTTTTAGAAGACCTAAACGGCATCTTTGCCTTTGCACTATACGATCAGGAGAACGACGCCTACTTTATTGCCCGCGATCATATGGGCATCATTCCTCTCTACATGGGCTGGGATGAATGGGGTTCTTTCTATGTAGCCTCTGAATTGAAAGCCTTGGTTGGCGTGTGTAAAAAGATACAAGAGTTTTTGCCCGGCCACTATCTCTATAGCAAAGAAGGACAGGAATTAAAGAAATGGTACAAGCGCGAGTGGACAGAATATGATGCAGTAAAAGACAACACTACCGATATAATAGCACTCAAGAAAGCGCTGGAAGAAGCTGTACACAGACAGCTGATGTCCGACGTACCGTATGGTGTGTTATTATCTGGCGGACTAGATTCTTCCATCATTTCCGCCATTGCTAAAAAATATGCTGCACGCCGTGTAGAAACAGAAGACCTGAAAGATGCCTGGTGGCCACAGCTGCACTCGTTTGCTGTAGGATTGAAAGACTCACCCGATCTTGTTGCTGCCCGCAAAGTAGCTGACCATATTGGTACTGTACATCACGAGGTGAACTTTACTATACAAGAAGGATTGGATGCCCTGCGCGATGTGATCCATCACATAGAGACCTACGATGTTACTACCATTCGCGCCTCCACTCCTATGTACTTATTAGCCCGTGTGATCAAATCTATGGGCGTGAAGATGGTATTGACTGGAGAAGGATCTGATGAATTGTTTGGCGGCTACCTGTACTTCCATAAAGCACCAGACCCGAAAGCCTTTCATGAAGAGACGGTACGCAAACTGGGCAAGCTGCACTTGTACGATTGCCTGCGTGCCAACAAATCATTAGCCGCCTGGGGCGTGGAAGGTCGTGTACCGTTCTTAGACAAAGAGTTTATGGATGTAGCTATGCGCATTAACCCTAAAGACAAGATGAGTGGCAACGGCAAGATTGAAAAATGGGTATTGCGTAAAGCTTTTGAGGATTACCTGCCGGCTGAAGTAGCCTGGCGTCAGAAAGAGCAATTCTCTGATGGTGTAGGCTATAGCTGGATCGATACGTTGAAAAAGATCACGAGCGAGCAAGTAACGGATGAACAGTTGCAAAACGCAGCCTACCGCTTCCCTATCAATACGCCACGAAGTAAAGAGGAATACTATTACCGCACTATTTTCAGTGAACTATTCCCCGGTGATGAAGCCGCACGATGTGTACCATCAGAACCTTCTGTAGCTTGTAGTACAGCTATTGCGTTAGAATGGGATGAAGCGTTCAAAAAAATGAATGACCCTTCCGGTCGCGCGGTGAAGAGCGTGCATGAGAAGGCGTATTAG
- a CDS encoding LURP-one-related/scramblase family protein, with translation MLTEVLSKPKSLFFPAFFESNEYFIDEKVGFLKFHNEYKVYDNYGTQVGRIVQHVSAWHKFLRLFLNKAMFPFTLEIIDNNEDVLVTIKRGWTFWMSKITILDAEGNVSGYINQKFKLLKPRFQILNADGGQIAEINGDWKAWNFGISDTNGHAIGFINKKWAGIAKELFTTADKYHVSIISEYAEDQNKVNIVATAITIDMVLKERK, from the coding sequence ATGTTAACCGAGGTGTTATCAAAACCTAAGTCGCTCTTCTTTCCTGCTTTTTTTGAAAGCAATGAATACTTCATTGATGAGAAAGTAGGCTTTCTCAAGTTTCACAACGAGTATAAAGTATATGATAATTACGGTACCCAGGTAGGGCGCATTGTACAGCATGTATCGGCTTGGCACAAATTCCTACGCTTGTTTTTAAACAAGGCGATGTTTCCCTTTACACTCGAGATCATAGACAATAACGAAGACGTATTGGTAACCATCAAACGTGGCTGGACGTTTTGGATGTCTAAGATCACCATCTTAGATGCCGAAGGCAATGTCTCGGGATATATCAATCAAAAGTTCAAACTGCTCAAACCACGTTTTCAAATCTTAAATGCCGATGGCGGGCAGATCGCCGAGATCAATGGCGACTGGAAGGCATGGAACTTTGGCATTTCAGATACTAATGGTCATGCTATTGGCTTTATCAATAAAAAATGGGCAGGCATTGCTAAAGAATTATTTACAACTGCGGACAAATATCATGTAAGCATCATTTCCGAATATGCTGAAGATCAGAACAAAGTCAACATTGTAGCCACGGCCATAACGATTGATATGGTGTTGAAGGAGAGGAAGTAG
- a CDS encoding response regulator yields the protein MNPKILLIDDNEDLLLITQIILKGQGYEIFLARTLEEAERKIKIHQPTLLLLDVCVGDEDGRQFCHKIKASPEWSQIRIILMSGDDCAENRLDIADDFLSKPFDFNELLTKVNTAVSAAAA from the coding sequence ATGAATCCAAAGATCCTACTCATAGACGATAACGAAGACCTGCTGCTGATCACCCAGATCATCCTTAAGGGCCAAGGTTATGAGATCTTCCTGGCACGTACGCTGGAAGAAGCCGAACGTAAGATCAAGATCCACCAGCCAACCCTTCTTCTCCTGGATGTATGTGTGGGTGATGAAGATGGGCGCCAGTTCTGTCATAAGATCAAGGCTAGCCCGGAGTGGAGCCAGATACGTATTATCCTCATGTCCGGCGACGACTGTGCTGAAAATCGTTTAGACATAGCCGACGATTTCCTGTCTAAGCCCTTCGATTTTAATGAGTTGCTGACCAAGGTTAATACAGCCGTTTCTGCCGCTGCAGCATAA
- a CDS encoding TIGR00266 family protein, producing MNDYTRRTHEIDYRIHGEEMQCVEIELDPQETAIAESGAFMMMDDGIQMETIFGDGSAQQRGFLGKLMSAGKRVLTGESLFMTAFTNVGHGKKRVSFASPYPGKIIAMDLMRLGGKMICQKDAFLAAAKGVSVGIEFQRKLGTGLFGGEGFIMQKLEGDGMAFVHAGGHIIEKELQPGELLKIDTGCIVAFTPSCDYDIQFVGGIKNTFFGGEGLFFATLRGPGRVWIQSLPISRLASRVLQYGTYSRKEEGGMLGGLGNILDGDGW from the coding sequence ATGAACGATTATACCCGCCGCACACATGAGATCGACTACCGGATCCATGGAGAAGAAATGCAGTGCGTAGAAATAGAACTGGACCCACAGGAAACCGCTATTGCTGAAAGTGGGGCCTTTATGATGATGGATGACGGCATACAAATGGAAACCATCTTTGGCGATGGCTCCGCTCAGCAAAGAGGATTTTTGGGCAAACTAATGTCGGCTGGCAAGCGCGTACTAACCGGCGAAAGCCTTTTCATGACCGCCTTTACCAATGTGGGGCACGGTAAGAAGCGCGTATCCTTTGCTTCACCTTATCCTGGAAAGATCATTGCGATGGACCTGATGCGCCTGGGCGGCAAAATGATCTGCCAGAAAGATGCATTCCTGGCAGCTGCCAAGGGTGTTAGTGTAGGTATTGAATTTCAGCGCAAGCTAGGCACCGGTTTGTTTGGTGGCGAAGGCTTTATAATGCAAAAGCTGGAAGGCGACGGTATGGCCTTTGTTCATGCCGGTGGCCATATTATTGAAAAAGAATTACAACCTGGTGAATTGCTGAAGATCGATACGGGCTGTATAGTAGCGTTCACCCCTAGCTGTGACTATGACATCCAATTTGTAGGCGGCATTAAAAACACCTTCTTTGGTGGTGAGGGTTTGTTCTTTGCGACCTTAAGAGGTCCTGGCAGAGTATGGATCCAATCCCTGCCTATCAGCCGTTTGGCCTCCCGCGTATTGCAATATGGCACCTATAGCCGCAAGGAAGAAGGTGGCATGCTGGGTGGCCTGGGCAATATTTTGGATGGCGATGGATGGTAG
- a CDS encoding M16 family metallopeptidase, translating to MMMKRKVLVLASAMTFLSGAAMAQAKLVEKVTKQGSELVIPYEKYVLPNGLTLIIHEDHSDPVVHVDVTYHVGSAREEIGKSGFAHFFEHMLFQGSDNVADEQHFKTVTQAGGTLNGSTNRDRTNYYETVPSNQLEKMLWLESDRMGFFLDAVTQKKFEVQRSTVKNERGQNYDNVPYGLRFETINKNLYPYGHPYSWQTIGYVEDLNRVDVNDLKNFFLRWYGPNNAALTIGGDVKPADVVKLVEKYFGSIPAGPKVEPVKVPAAVLEGNRYVSYVDNYAKLPMFAVAYPTVPDFHKDKAALAALAQIIGQGRNSVLFQQFTKKQLALQAQAFSSLSELSGEFQVVLLPSPGKTLADMEKLYYAALDSFEKRGVTDEDIIKFKGGYESQLINGLQSVAGKASQLAQFQYLTGNPNQIGGQLAAYTSLTKEDVMAAYNKYIKGKGAVVLSIVPKGQEQIIAKADNYTIDTTHYVRPNYGYTGLKYVKGKDNFDRRKMPGNGPNPVVTVPKFWRKDLPNGARVIGTENTEIPTVTLSITVPGGHLLQANNLSKAGLASFFANMMNEDTKNYTAEQISVELQKLGSSVNVSSGTDGITFSVQALKKNIDPVMALLQERLFNPKFTEDAFNRIKKQRLESFKLAKSQPAAVADAVFAKLNYGPNHILGIDEDGTEETIKNMTLKDIENYYNNYMTSQDAKVVIVGDIKEAEILPKLAFLSKLPKKKIELPKVDATPAVSKTTVYMVDVPKSAQSEFRVGYTTPMKYDPTGDYYKAQLANYALGGNFNSRLNLNLREDKGWTYGASSYFTADKYSGTFEFSSGIRADATDSALYEVMKDVKNYLQNGPSDDEVSFMKSAIAQSDARKYETGFQKAAFIGRILDYNLPANYIEQQSKILKSMTKEQIKAVSNKYIQPQKMNVLLVGDKAKIMEGVKKLGYDVVELDVDGNKIDKKVF from the coding sequence ATGATGATGAAACGTAAAGTACTGGTACTGGCAAGTGCTATGACGTTCCTTTCCGGAGCGGCAATGGCGCAAGCTAAACTGGTAGAGAAAGTAACCAAACAAGGATCAGAATTAGTGATCCCTTATGAGAAATATGTTCTGCCCAATGGGCTGACATTAATCATTCACGAAGACCATAGCGACCCTGTGGTGCATGTGGATGTTACCTACCACGTAGGTTCTGCCCGTGAAGAGATCGGCAAATCCGGTTTTGCACACTTCTTTGAGCATATGCTTTTCCAGGGAAGTGATAACGTAGCCGATGAGCAACACTTTAAAACGGTTACGCAAGCGGGTGGTACATTGAACGGAAGTACTAACCGTGACCGTACTAACTATTACGAAACAGTACCTAGCAACCAGCTGGAGAAAATGCTGTGGCTGGAATCTGATCGTATGGGTTTCTTCCTGGATGCGGTAACTCAGAAGAAGTTTGAAGTACAACGTTCTACCGTAAAGAATGAAAGAGGTCAAAACTATGACAACGTCCCTTATGGCTTGCGTTTCGAAACCATTAATAAAAACCTGTATCCTTATGGTCACCCATACTCATGGCAAACCATCGGATATGTAGAGGATCTGAACCGTGTAGATGTAAACGACCTGAAGAACTTCTTCCTACGTTGGTATGGTCCTAATAATGCCGCGCTTACTATTGGTGGTGATGTAAAACCTGCCGACGTAGTAAAGCTGGTAGAAAAATACTTTGGTTCTATTCCTGCGGGTCCTAAGGTAGAGCCTGTAAAAGTGCCTGCCGCAGTGCTTGAAGGGAATCGCTATGTATCTTACGTGGATAACTATGCGAAGCTACCAATGTTCGCTGTTGCTTATCCAACCGTTCCGGACTTTCATAAAGACAAAGCGGCGCTAGCGGCCTTAGCTCAGATCATTGGTCAGGGTAGAAACTCTGTGTTGTTCCAACAGTTTACTAAGAAACAGCTGGCTTTACAAGCGCAGGCGTTCAGCTCTTTATCAGAGCTTTCAGGTGAGTTCCAGGTAGTATTACTGCCTTCTCCAGGTAAAACACTGGCTGATATGGAGAAGCTGTATTATGCAGCATTAGACTCTTTTGAAAAGCGTGGTGTAACAGATGAAGACATCATCAAGTTCAAAGGAGGGTATGAATCACAATTGATCAATGGCCTGCAAAGTGTAGCTGGTAAAGCTTCTCAGTTGGCCCAGTTCCAATACCTGACTGGCAACCCTAATCAGATTGGCGGCCAGTTAGCAGCATACACTTCTTTAACAAAAGAAGATGTAATGGCTGCTTATAACAAGTATATTAAAGGTAAAGGCGCTGTAGTATTAAGTATTGTACCAAAAGGCCAGGAGCAGATCATTGCTAAGGCTGATAACTATACTATTGATACCACGCATTATGTACGTCCAAACTATGGTTATACTGGATTGAAATATGTAAAAGGAAAGGACAATTTTGATCGCCGTAAAATGCCAGGTAATGGTCCTAATCCTGTGGTAACTGTACCTAAGTTCTGGAGAAAAGACCTGCCAAACGGTGCTCGTGTTATTGGTACGGAGAATACCGAGATCCCTACCGTTACGTTATCGATTACGGTTCCTGGTGGTCATTTACTGCAGGCCAACAACTTGTCTAAAGCAGGTTTGGCTTCTTTCTTCGCCAACATGATGAACGAGGATACCAAGAACTATACGGCTGAACAAATTTCTGTAGAATTACAGAAATTGGGTAGCTCTGTAAATGTATCGAGCGGTACGGATGGTATCACCTTCTCTGTACAAGCATTGAAGAAAAATATTGACCCGGTAATGGCTTTATTACAAGAGCGTTTGTTCAATCCGAAGTTTACGGAAGATGCTTTCAATCGTATCAAGAAGCAACGCCTGGAGTCCTTTAAGCTAGCGAAGTCCCAACCTGCTGCTGTAGCCGATGCGGTATTTGCGAAATTGAACTACGGTCCAAATCATATTCTGGGTATAGATGAAGATGGTACAGAAGAAACGATCAAGAACATGACCTTGAAGGATATTGAGAATTACTACAACAACTACATGACATCGCAAGATGCTAAAGTGGTAATTGTTGGTGATATAAAAGAAGCTGAGATTCTACCAAAATTGGCATTCTTAAGCAAGCTTCCTAAAAAGAAGATCGAGTTACCAAAAGTGGATGCTACACCTGCTGTTAGCAAAACAACGGTGTATATGGTAGATGTACCAAAATCTGCACAATCTGAATTCCGTGTAGGTTATACAACACCTATGAAGTATGATCCTACAGGTGATTATTACAAAGCCCAGTTGGCTAACTATGCATTGGGTGGTAATTTCAACAGCCGCCTGAACCTGAACCTGCGTGAAGATAAAGGTTGGACATATGGCGCCAGCAGCTATTTCACTGCAGACAAATACTCTGGTACGTTTGAGTTCAGTTCTGGTATTCGCGCCGATGCTACAGACAGCGCACTGTACGAGGTAATGAAAGATGTGAAGAACTATTTACAAAATGGTCCTTCGGATGATGAAGTAAGCTTCATGAAGAGTGCTATTGCACAAAGCGATGCACGCAAATATGAAACTGGTTTCCAAAAAGCAGCTTTCATTGGTCGTATCCTGGATTACAACCTGCCTGCTAACTATATTGAGCAGCAAAGCAAGATCCTGAAGTCAATGACGAAAGAGCAGATAAAAGCTGTGTCTAACAAGTACATTCAACCGCAGAAGATGAACGTTCTTTTAGTAGGCGATAAAGCCAAGATCATGGAAGGCGTGAAGAAGCTGGGTTACGATGTAGTAGAGTTAGATGTAGATGGAAATAAGATCGATAAGAAAGTGTTCTAA
- a CDS encoding ferritin-like domain-containing protein, with product MNFQNIISEIEKVDPEVYEKLDTRRSAMQRFAFVGKVLAATAIPSALGSLFKKAYGQSSSTIVDVLNFALTLEHLEAEFYKQAVTSAAAATASASDKAALTLIRDHEVAHVAFLKTAITSLGGTPVNFTAANFDFTGGMGSGTGPFASAFTDYKVLLAVAQTFEDTGVRAYKGQSANLMSNNDVLEAALRIHSVEARHAAKLRHMRRMIPAPNLIPNGSTLQPWITLNQSGITTGNGTADAAIQKSYDGEENVTQANVTITNINGQSIASTEASEAFDEPLTKEQILEIVRPFIKP from the coding sequence ATGAACTTTCAAAATATTATATCTGAAATAGAAAAGGTAGACCCAGAAGTTTACGAGAAGTTAGATACGCGCCGGAGCGCTATGCAACGCTTTGCTTTTGTTGGTAAAGTACTGGCAGCTACAGCTATACCCTCAGCATTGGGCAGTTTGTTTAAAAAAGCTTATGGCCAAAGTTCGTCTACCATTGTGGATGTATTAAACTTTGCCTTGACACTGGAACACTTGGAAGCTGAATTCTATAAGCAAGCGGTAACATCAGCTGCCGCAGCTACCGCGTCAGCTTCTGACAAAGCAGCATTGACGCTGATCCGCGATCATGAAGTGGCACATGTGGCGTTTCTTAAAACAGCCATTACCAGTTTGGGTGGCACGCCCGTCAATTTTACAGCGGCCAACTTTGACTTCACAGGCGGCATGGGAAGCGGCACGGGACCTTTTGCTTCTGCCTTTACCGATTATAAGGTACTACTGGCTGTAGCTCAAACTTTTGAAGACACCGGTGTACGCGCTTATAAAGGACAATCTGCTAATCTAATGAGCAATAACGATGTGCTGGAAGCAGCCTTGCGCATTCACTCTGTAGAAGCACGGCATGCAGCTAAACTTCGTCATATGCGTCGTATGATACCAGCACCAAACTTAATTCCAAATGGCAGTACACTACAGCCTTGGATCACGTTAAATCAAAGTGGCATTACTACAGGTAATGGAACAGCAGACGCTGCTATACAGAAGTCGTATGATGGAGAAGAAAATGTAACACAGGCCAACGTAACGATCACAAATATTAATGGGCAAAGTATTGCTTCCACTGAAGCTTCTGAAGCCTTTGATGAGCCATTGACAAAAGAACAGATACTAGAAATTGTTCGTCCATTTATAAAACCCTAG
- a CDS encoding ferritin-like domain-containing protein — MDPRSAVVQNGQDTPVQDSKIHRRKFLLFSGTAVATALVGASCTADLGDDMGSDPNAVNLGSGDTGVLNYAYALEQLEAAFYTKVMETPFSGITAMETEYLKDIRDHEIAHREFFKNALGSNAIQNLEVNFSNINFSSRDSVLATAKAFEDLGVSAYNGAGKLLTNPTYLLVAGKIVSVEARHAAVIRELISPDVGTAFANAEAVNSQGLDLVRTPKQVLEIASAFLKTRLNANNLPTN, encoded by the coding sequence ATGGATCCGCGATCAGCTGTGGTACAGAACGGCCAGGATACGCCTGTGCAAGACTCTAAAATTCATCGTCGTAAGTTTTTATTATTTAGTGGGACAGCGGTGGCAACCGCCTTGGTAGGTGCTTCGTGCACTGCCGATTTGGGCGACGATATGGGTAGCGACCCCAATGCCGTAAACCTGGGCAGTGGCGACACTGGTGTTTTAAACTATGCATATGCGTTAGAGCAATTGGAAGCTGCTTTTTACACAAAAGTTATGGAAACGCCTTTTAGTGGGATTACCGCGATGGAAACGGAGTATTTGAAAGATATCCGCGATCATGAAATTGCCCACCGTGAGTTCTTTAAAAATGCCCTAGGCAGTAATGCCATTCAAAACCTGGAAGTCAACTTCAGTAACATCAACTTTAGTAGTCGTGACAGCGTATTGGCAACGGCAAAGGCTTTTGAAGACCTGGGTGTTTCAGCGTATAACGGTGCCGGCAAACTGCTAACCAATCCTACTTACCTGCTAGTGGCAGGAAAGATTGTTTCGGTAGAAGCGCGCCATGCGGCTGTTATTCGCGAGTTGATCTCACCTGACGTAGGAACGGCATTTGCCAATGCAGAGGCAGTTAACTCCCAAGGCCTCGACTTGGTGCGCACACCAAAGCAAGTGTTAGAGATCGCTTCTGCTTTTCTAAAGACGCGCCTGAATGCTAATAATCTTCCCACAAATTAA